In Pithys albifrons albifrons isolate INPA30051 chromosome 6, PitAlb_v1, whole genome shotgun sequence, a single genomic region encodes these proteins:
- the CLCF1 gene encoding cardiotrophin-like cytokine factor 1: MLNVTGELSGDSWGIFTFLCAALCNLPALPALNCSEELGAGQSIQQTYDLTRYLEHQLRSLAGTYLNYLGPPFNEPDFNPPRLARVERVPSATVDLDLWRGLTDNARLAANYRAYSRLLCYLRVLDGQVGTAELRHRLAHFCASLQGLVLSIGGVMSSLGYPLPAGPPAPPGAPLASNDFLKKMDDFWLLKELQTWLWRSAKDFNRLKKKVPPAVVTLRLEAREF; the protein is encoded by the exons GTGACTCTTGGGGGATCTTCACCTTCCTGTGCGCTGCGCTCTGCAACCTGCCGGCGCTGCCGGCGCTGAACTGCTCCGAGGAGTTGGGCGCCGGCCAGTCCATCCAGCAGACCTACGACCTGACCCGCTACCTGGAGCACCAGCTCCGCAGCCTTGCTGGCACCTAC CTGAACTACCTGGGGCCTCCGTTCAATGAGCCCGACTTCAACCCCCCACGGCTGGCACGTGTTGAGCGGGTGCCCAGTGCCACCGTGGACCTGGACCTGTGGCGGGGGCTGACGGACAACGCCCGCCTGGCCGCCAACTACCGCGCCTACAGCCGCCTGCTCTGCTACCTGCGCGTGCTGGATGGGCAGGTGGGCACGGCCGAGCTGCGCCACCGCCTCGCCCACTTCTGCGCCAGCCTCCAGGGGCTGGTGCTCAGCATCGGAGGTGTCATGTCCTCCCTGGGGTACCCGCTGCCAGCCGGGCCCCCTGCGCCCCCCGGGGCACCCCTGGCCTCCAATGACTTCCTGAAGAAGATGGATGACTTCTGGCTGCTCAAGGAGCTGCAGACCTGGCTCTGGCGCTCGGCCAAGGACTTCAACCGCCTCAAGAAGAAGGTGCCACCTGCTGTGGTCACCCTGCGGCTGGAGGCGAGGGAGTTCTGA